ACTCCCTCTTCTGGGAAGACAGAGCAAGGAGTGCTTGGAGGTTAAGTGGGTGACTGAAATCAGCTGACATCCAGAGCAGTGGATGTGGCCTGTACAGCTTTTACTggagctccatccctccctttGGTAACTTAGTTGTGAACTGCTGGTCGGCTTCCTTGtggctcagctccagcatggACACTTGCAGTCCTGTGCCACCATCTGGCCGAGCTGCTGAGCCAGGGTTTTGGGAGATGTTCCAGGGGGATAAATCACGGGGTAGAGCAAGGAGTCCAGCCATGGAGCTCTGTGAATGTAACTGGCTGGTGATGGGGCCCTTGGTGTGACAGTCCTGCCTCGGGTGTGGTTAATCATTAACGCTGTAGCCGCTTTTACTCCTGTGGTTACTCACCCTTGTAAGCCTTGAGTAATGACTTCACACGGGGTTTGTGTGCTGGGAGGATCTCTGCTTGCTCCAgcctgtggggaaaaaaggagggacCTTGTAGGATCCTTGGAAGGATGGTACCGTGGAAGGAGGAGCTGATGGATCGTGGAGAGCTTTTGTGGGAAGCACTGTGGCTCACTACTCACAGTCCACGTGGTGATCATGAAGCCTTGTGGGCACCGTGCTGGAAATCTTCCATGACTTCAGGGACTGAACTCAGAGCGTCCTTGCTGTGTGtgaggcagctccagctttgCTCCTCAGGTCCTTGGCTGGGTTTTGGTGACATCCTGGGGGGTGACAGActggccagcagtgccctgctgtCCCAACAGAGAAGGTTTTTCCATTGCCACCTGGAAGCACCAGCTCAGCAAATCCTCAGCCAGCAatccctgcacctgcagctgtCTGACCTTCGAACAAAGCAGcccctgagagctgctgtggctgggaagTTGATTCTCAGCGAGGATTGACCGGAGTCAGGATTTACACAAACAATCCACAGTGGGAAACTCCTGGTGGTTGTGGTTTTCCTGCCTGACACCTGCACTGGTCAGTCTGGAGTTGGAAATGAACTTCCAGCGCTCCACGGGATGGGGAAGTGACACAGGAGGAGAGTCCTGCCTGAGGTGCTTGTGGAGTAAACAGGAAGGATCTCCTGGAGACACGCATCTCTGCAGGAGGGccagcctgcctgcaggagTCCTGTCAGATGTGCAGTGGTGGCATCTCTCAGCAGCTGGGTGAGGGTTTCAAACTCAATGAAAGGTTTGCAGTGCTTTGGGTGGAGAGGACCTTAAAAAACCACCTTCTcctggttgctccaagccccctcCAACAAGCCCCACCCATCACGTGAGATGTGGCCAGGACCTACCAGAGAGGTGGTGGTGATGAATGAGAGCTCAGTTGCAGCCAgaattctgctgctggagggagctgaggcagagcaAGATCAGTAAAGCCTCCAAGATAAGCTGTCCTAAGCACACAAACATTGAAGGTTCTGTTCAGCTCTTTGGCTGGGGAATGCCAGCCCGGTGCAGTCGTGTTTTTATGGGGATTGAGTTGTGCGAGGCcggagctggtgctgcagcccgTGTGTGCTCCGTGTGGTGCTGCGGTCACACCCAGCAGCtgatctgctgctccagggagcctCAGTGGGCACAGAGCAAGGggagcaaagctgagctgaTAAAGCACCCAGATGCCTTCATTTATTCTTTATGCTGCTCTCTGAGAGAAGCTGTTGATTATCCTGAGTGTCCCAGTGTGGCAAATATTAATAATTGAAGTTCTGAGGAGACTGACTGAAGTCCGGGTAAGATTTcattctcctgctgcctctctgtgcACATCCTTAAACTGCCAGCTGGTGCCTTAGAGGACAGATTATCCTTTGGCTCCAGTGcatggaattcccaaaaaattcctctGGGAAGCCCTGATAGGTGGTGGTTGTGCAGGGATCCAACCTACACACAAATCTCTGGCCCCTTGCTTGGCTGGCCAGACCAGACAGTAGATTTATTAGGAGGTTAATCTGCCTCCAGCAGGGGCCTGAACTCTGgatgaggcagctgctgtgcatttgcagagggctgtgcagctgcaatGGAGCTGTCTGAACATGCTCCTAGGGAAAATGGGAAGGAGGAGGCTCCAGTGCAGCTGACCTGTCCCCTGcatcctttccttcctgcaggaatGCATCCTCTCCGGGATTATGTCAGTGAATGGAAAGAAAGTCCTTCACATGGATCGGAACTCTTACTATGGAGGGGAAAGTGCTTCCATTACACCCCTGGAAGATGTAAGTGTGGAGGGACACCCATCCCTGTGTCCTTCCTGGGCACAGAAGGGGTTTAATCCCACTTAGCCTTGGGCTGGCTTCACATGAGTGACTCTGAGGGTTTCCTTTGAGTGAGGAAGTTCTGTGCCACGTCCCCAGCTGGTAACAGTGGGGAGGATGCCAGTGTGGGGTGTTTGGAGTTGGTGGGTTGTGCTTGTTTCCTGTAATTCCCGGTTGGAATCTGAGCATGGAGCATTCCAGAGCTGCTACAGCTGGGTGTTAAAACTCTTCAGCTAAATTGTAAATTGGACTAAGAGATGCCATGTTAAACAACTCATCAGGCTTATAAATTCCCAAAGCCTGGATGAGCAGAATTGCACTGCCTGCTTCTTACTGTAACAATTCACTGGATGTGTCTGTGTGCTCCAAACTCGGATTGCAGCTAGAACTGCAGCCAGAAGCTGGCTCTGAAGAGCttgtgttcagcctggagctgtgggggtGGAAAGTGTGTCCATGTGTGGGAGGAATGACACCCAGACAGATTTCCTGGGCTATAATAAGTTCTGTATTCTCTCTCCAAAGCTCTACAAAAGATTTAATCTCCCGGGAACTCCACCAGAATCTATGGGGCGGGGAAGAGACTGGAACGTGGACCTCATTCCAAAATTCCTCATGGCTAATGGTGAGTGACCCTGAGCTCCCAGATACTCCTCGGgctggtgctgggtgctggAATAGGACAGGCACTGTCATTCCTTCTAATCCCTACCCTTGAATCCGTGTGCTCCAGTACTGGACTGGTCTGGAGCAAACCCCCTGTCAGGGAAGTGCTTCCCAGTGCAGGgccagctccctgtgcctgaagccagcccctggctgctgcagtctCATCCTGGAGTACCAGGGcatggagagagggagggatggatggatggagggatggatggatggatggatggatggatggatggatggatggatggatggatggatggaaggagggagggatggagagatggAGTCCTTGCAATGTGAGCCTTGGGTTTGCTGAGCCTATTTTCTTGGAGCTTCCAAGCTGCCTGTTCAGTGAGATTCTGCTGAGAACCTGgcagtgttttccttcctcaggAGGTCCCATCTGGGGTttgtgctcccagctctgccataAATATTGGATGGATGgaatggatggagggatggatgatggagggatggatggaggatggatgatggatggatggatggatgatggatggatgatggatggatggatggatggatggggcagtgcctggctcagggctgctgcagtggaAGAACTGATGGATCCCAGCCAAGGCTCGGATGCTTTAGTCCCAGCCTATCTTCAGCCTGCAGTGGGAATTGAGCACGGGGAGGGGTTTGTTGccttgggagctgctgtgtctgtgtttgaCTGTGCCAAACCCCTTGCAGGTCAGTTGGTAAAGATGCTGCTCTACACAGAAGTCACTCGTTACTTGGACTTCAAGGTGATCGAGGGCAGCTTCGTCTACAAGGGAGGAAAGATCTACAAAGTTCCTTCCACTGAGGCAGAAGCTTTGGCCTCCAGTGAGTAGCTGCACCTTTTCTGTTCCCTCTGAATCCCCTAAATAGAGGCAAACCCATCCCTTGGGATATTCCTGATGTTCCTTGGGTGTTAAGGAGCGTCCTCAGGATTCTCCTGCACCTCTTTGACTTCAAACCCCCCTTGCAGTGTGAGCCTTGGGCGTGCTGAGCCCTGCTTTCTTGGAGCTTCCAAGCTGCCTGTTCAGTGAGATTCTGCTGAGAACCTGgcagtgttttccttcctcaggAGGTTCCATCTGGGGCTcgtgcccccagctctgccataAATATTGGATGTCATGTCCTTGTTGGAATTGTGCGTGTGAAAAACATTGCAGGCAAATTGGAACGGCTAATTCTGACGTGTGGCACCTCAAACCTTAATTGTTGCCTACTTAGATTTCACTCCTCAAATAAAGCTAATAACAGTGTggtgaaatccagcaggatctGCAGGGCGTTCCAGGAGCTCCATATGTGGGATATGTTCAGCAGCACCTCTAAAAAACCTTATGATAAAGTGACTCCTGCAGTTAAGGCCCCCAGTCTGTAGGTCTGAGCCTTCCTCATGGCAGATATTCCTGGGTGCTGAAGGAATCAGGAGTTCCATCACTTTGGCCACGTCTCCAAGACACTCATCCTGGCAGGAGTggaggtgctgctctgccctcgCATTTCCAGTCTCGCTTCTGCAATTTGTGGAGAATGCAAGTGCACAAATGGTGCCTTGTCCAGCCttgtgtttggggtttgaggggcaggacaaaggggaatggccTTAggctgaaggagggcaggatTAGACAGgatcttgggaaggaattccgggctgggagggtggggaggagctggaatggaattgccagaggagctgtggctgcccctggatccttggcagcgtccaaggccaggctggacactggggctggagcagcctgggacagtgggaggtgtccccaggggggTGGAACTAAGgacctttaaggtcctttccaacccagaccattcctTGTTTGAACACTTGGGGGTTCTTACCCGCTGCTATAATGGAAAAGCCACAAAAGTCACTGAGGATCTGAGTTCTGCAATACCCTGGTTCTGCTGAATTCTCACAAACCCTGGTTCTGAATTCTCAAACCCCTGGTTCTGAATTCTCACAAACCCCGCTTCTCAACCCCCTGGTTCTGAATTGTCAAACCCCTGGTTTTGAATTACCCTGGTTCTGAATTACCCTGGTTCTGAATTGTCAACCCCCTGGTTTTAGGTTTAATGGGTTTGTTCGAGAAGCGCCGGTTCAGGAAATTCCTGGTGTACGTGGCCAACTTCGACGAGAACGACCCGCGGACCTTCGAGGGCGTGGATCCCAAGAAAACCACCATGAGGGATGTGTACAAGAAGTTTGACCTGGGCCAAGACGTCATTGACTTCACAGGCCACGCCCTCGCTCTCTACAGGACTGATGAGTAAGTGGGGGCGGTCAGTCgctcccccaaatcccaggctTTGGGGTTGTGATGGGATTGACTGGTTATATCAAACACGGAGGGTTCCTGAGGAAAACTTGTGCCACCGAGTGCTCCCTGAAGGgaactgccagggcagcactgccaggagcagctggagggaggggaaggaaaccTCGTGGGCAGTCGGTGTTTTGCTCTCCGGAAGCGCTGCTTTGGGAAACATCCCAAACGGTGTAACTGTCCTTCCCAGCTATCTAGATCAACCCTGCCAAGAAACAATCAACAGGATTAAGCTGTACAGCGAGTCACTGGCTCGGTACGGGAAGAGCCCCTACCTGTACCCCCTCTATGGCCTtggagagctgccccagggatTTGCAAGGTGAGCGCTGGGCTTTCCAGTGGGGAGTGGAGTTGGATGTGTGGGGTCACTGCCTGAGCTTCCAGAATGTGATGCTGCACAAAATGCTGTGGTCCTTAATGGTTCTTTCACTTAATTAAGAGGTGGTTCCTCCACGTGAGATTGTTTCTTTGTGGGCTTGTTCACCTCTGGATTTGCTGAGAGATGCTGATGTTGTATTCATCCCTTGTGTTTAAGCAGAGGATTTTGAGGAGGCTCAAGTCTGAGGAGGGGTTtacccaggaggagcagagcctgggggctGGAAGGGCTGTTCAAGtccagccctggaggtgctgaAGGGATTTTCTGTTGCAGGCTCAGTGCAATCTATGGAGGCACCTACATGCTCAACAAGCCCATCGAGGAGATCGTCATAGAGAACGGCAAAGTGGTCGGGGTCAAGTCTGAGGGGGAGGTACGgacccttccctccttccctgctcccctccccacaCCTGCCCCTCAGACCTCACACCTTTTGGGTTTGatcacagcagagaaaacccTTTTTAAGCCCAAGGGCCaaatgtgctgggctggggctgttgtccctgtgccagctcgctGAAGACACAGCGTCCTGATGGCCAGagccctcagcagccctgctccaggagttGGGATGAAGTCTCCATGGGCTGGCAGTGAATAATTCAggaagggagctgctcctcgtgtccagctctgcccttggcactctcagctgctctgacaGCTGGCACGTGGccttgctgcagcttctccaccACCTGGCTGGATAGaactgggaatgctgccagcTTGGAGTGGGCACTGATGGGACAGTTGAGCACTTGCTGGTGGGATAACGTGTCCCTTGGGGTGGGAATGACGTGTCCTGGCCGGGGACAGAGGTGACAATCCATGCCAGAGACCAAAGTGTGTGCAGCCTGGAGGCTTCAGATTGATGAATTGTAAATTGTTACTGGAAAAACCGTTTCTGACGTGACCTGGGTGACGTTTCCACGTTGGTGCTCAGGTGGCTCGCTGCAAACAGCTCATCTGCGACCCCAGCTACGTGTCGGACCGCGTGACGAAGGTGGGCCAGGTGATCCGGGTCATCTGCATCCTGAGCCACCCCATCAAGAACACAAACGATGCCAACTCGTGCCAGATCATCATTCCACAGAACCAGGTCAACCGGAAATCAGGTGCGTGCCGGGCAGCTCGGCAGCGGCTGAGCATCGCCCAGGAACGGGGCCACCTCGTGCCCTGCTCCGGGGGCTCTCGGGGCCCAGCAAGGCTGAGCTGCACCTGGGGCACGTGGGAGGGGCCGTGGTTGGAAAACCTCGTGAGGAACCTGCGGCAGGAAGGGCCCCAGACTGGGACAGGTGGCTGAGGGCAGGGGTTGTTTGGCCTGGAATCCCACCAGATTTTGGGAGCCATCATGGGAAACTGAATTGTGGGGATCTCCCatgcccaggctgctcagccaGGAGATGAGAGCGTGTAGGGCAAGGATGGACTCACTGCAGGTTCTCTGAATGATCCAGGGGGTGCCAAGTGTCAGGGCAGTGGGAAGAGATGTGGGCAGTGTtttgggatggggctgaggaggttttgggatggggctgaggaggttttgggatggggctgaggaggttttgggatggggctgaggaggttttgggatagggctggaggaggttttgggaggaagctggaggaggttttgggatagggctggaggaggttttgggatagggctggaggaggttttgggaggaagctggaggaggttttgggatagggctggaggaggttttgggatagggctggaggaggttttgggatagggctggaggaggttttgggaggaagctggaggaggttttgggatggggctggaggaggttttgggatggggctggaggaggttttgggatagggctggaggaggttttgggaggaagctggaggaggttttgggatggggctggaggaggttttgggatggggctggaggaggttttgggatggggctgaggaggttttgggatgaggctggaggaggttttgggatgAGGCTGGGGAGGTTTTGGGACAGGTCTGGGGAGGTTTTGGGCTGCAGCCGTGTCCTGTCCCCCCAGATATCTACGTGTGCATGATCTCCTCTGCTCACAACGTGGCGGCGCAGGGCAAGTACATCGCCATCGCCAGCACCACCGTGGAGACCGCGGACCCGGAGAAGGAGATCAAGCCAGCCTTGGACCTCTTGGAGCCCATCGAGCAGAAGTGAGTCCTCAGCCAGCCCCCGTCcccctgctgggacagctggagcCATTCGGCTGCCGGGAGCGGCTCGAGCCGAGTTTGCTCGGCCCCTCGAGCGCTGCCCGTGCGTGGAACCGCTCCCGCTCGGAGCCCGTCCTCGTTCCAAAGCAAAGCCAGgctccttctcccttccccaggTTCGTGAGCATCAGCGACCTGTTCGCACCGACCGACCCGGGAACCGAGAGCCAGGTGAGTGGGGGCTGAgccgggctgggaggggacaggctCCGGCTCGGGGCTCCAACGCCGCTTCCGCTTCCAGATCTTCATCTCGCGCACCTACGACGCCACCACCCACTTCGAGACGACGTGCGACGACATCAAAGATATTTATAAGAGGATGATGGGATCAGAGTTCGACTTCGAGGAGATGAAACGCAAGAAGAACGACATCTacggggaggaggagcagcagtaaTGAGAGTCTCTAATTAGGAGGAGTTTAAATCGGCTAATATGAATATATAAGGAACTTAATGAACACTGTACGAAATTCAATATTGTAAGGCCTGCTTTTGTAATCCCATCTCTGAGAGATTGAAGAGTACTGCACTGGTAATGTTCCCTTTTTGGATATCATGTGTTAATTATTTCATTCTAGTAGGGCTGCTGTCCAGAATCTGGCAAATTCCTGACTGATATTCCTGACTAACCTCGTA
The Motacilla alba alba isolate MOTALB_02 chromosome 1A, Motacilla_alba_V1.0_pri, whole genome shotgun sequence genome window above contains:
- the LOC119708854 gene encoding rab GDP dissociation inhibitor beta, whose protein sequence is MNEEYDVIVLGTGLTECILSGIMSVNGKKVLHMDRNSYYGGESASITPLEDLYKRFNLPGTPPESMGRGRDWNVDLIPKFLMANGQLVKMLLYTEVTRYLDFKVIEGSFVYKGGKIYKVPSTEAEALASSLMGLFEKRRFRKFLVYVANFDENDPRTFEGVDPKKTTMRDVYKKFDLGQDVIDFTGHALALYRTDDYLDQPCQETINRIKLYSESLARYGKSPYLYPLYGLGELPQGFARLSAIYGGTYMLNKPIEEIVIENGKVVGVKSEGEVARCKQLICDPSYVSDRVTKVGQVIRVICILSHPIKNTNDANSCQIIIPQNQVNRKSDIYVCMISSAHNVAAQGKYIAIASTTVETADPEKEIKPALDLLEPIEQKFVSISDLFAPTDPGTESQIFISRTYDATTHFETTCDDIKDIYKRMMGSEFDFEEMKRKKNDIYGEEEQQ